GCACTTGTTCGAACTCCTTCATCGTCGCAGGAAAGCGGTTGAAGGTCACAGTGGCTTTCTGTCCGGCGATACAGCGTTGGTGGTCGATACTGCCCGACATTTTTACCTCGATGGGAGGGCGGCTCTGCTTGGAGGTGCAGCTCGCAAATACTTTGGTGTTGGATAGGCCTAAAAATACACACAAGGTGACAAATAGTGCTCTCTTCATAGTCTTGAGATTTTCTAAATGTGATCAAATACCGATCCTGCGCCCGGCTTGGACATCCTCTGCCCGGCAGGTGAGCGTGGATGCGGTGGTACAACTACTCGGCGAAGTGTCTACCTGTGTGAGATATGGCGATGAGATGTCCCCCTCGACCCTGCGGTCTGTGTTGTCTGTCAACCTCCCCCGATCTTCTCACGTTTGTCGTCGGTGGTACGACAGTCCCACGACGAGAGATAGATCTTCGTCGCTAATTTAGTGAAAAAAGAAATAAACCAAGCGGTGGTGGTTGTCAAATCTCCGGAGATGAGGGGTTTAAGGATGAAGCAAGATGCTGTCGGATCAGTTCTCCAAGTACCAGCGATAGAGGCGTGAGATGCCCTCCTCGAGTTCGACCGAGTGGAGCCAACCCAGATTGTGGAGCTTGGAGACATCGGTGAGCTTGCGCATCGTGCCGTCGGGCTTCGAGGTGTCGAAGTGTATCTCTCCTTCGTATCCTACCGTGCGACGGATCGTCTCCGAGAGCGTTTTGATGGATATCTCTTTGCCCGTACCGATATTGAGGTGGCAGTTGCGTATCTCCTTCGGGTCGGTGTACGTGTCCTTGAAGTCCACATGCTCCATGACAAATACCGATGCGTCTGCCATGTCTTCGCTCCAAAGAAACTCTCTCAGGGGAGCCCCCGATCCCCACAGATTGACTCTTTCGGCCGTGATGCCGTACTTCTCCAAGAGGGTGGTGATGGCTTCGTCCGAGGCTTGACCGTCGATGCCCTCCACCGGTCGACGTGTGAGGTCTCTGCGGATGGCATCCATGTCTGAGTGTGAGAGACAGTGAGCGAGGTGTATCTTGCGGATCATCGCAGGCAAGACATGGCTTCGCTCAAGGTCGAAGTTGTCGTTAGGACCGTAGAGGTTGGTCGGCATGACTGCGATGAAGTTCGTGCCATACTGTATGTTGAAGCTCTCGCAGAGCTTGAGCCCTGCGATCTTTGCTATGGCATAGGGTTCGTTGGTGTATTCGAGGGGGGCGGTGAGGAGCTCGGTCTCCGCTATCGGCTGAGATGCTTCCCGAGGATAGATACAGGTGCTGCCCAAGAAGAGTAGCTTCTTCACCCCATGACGGAAGCTCTCGCCGATCACATTCTGTTGGATCTGAATGTTGTTGAAGATGAAGTCCGCACGGTAGACATTGTTGGCCATGATGCCACCCACATGAGCGGCGGCGAGGATGACGTATTCGGGACGTTCATGGTCGAAGAAGTCACGTACTGCAGCAGGATCCATGAGGTCCAATTCGGCATGGGTGCGACCGATCAGGTGGGTGTAGCCTTTTGATTGGAGGTTGTGCCATATCGCCGAGCCCACGAGTCCACGATGACCGGCGACATATATCTTTGAGTCCTTGTCCATAAGTCCTTAGAGTCTGTGTACGCTGTGCCCCTTGATATACTCGATATCGCTGTCGACCATGAGTCGGACAAGGGTGTCGAAAGAAGTCTTTGAGGGATCCCAGTCCAAGAGTTTTTTTGCCTTTGAGGGGTCGCCCAGCAGAGTCTCCACCTCGCTTGGTCTGAAGTACTTCGAATCTACCTCTATAAGTACACGACCGGTGGCGGTGTCTATACCCTTCTCATCCACTCCTGTGCCTTCCCAGCGCAAGGTGATGCCCACGCAAGCAAAGGCTTTGTCGCAAAACTCACGTACCGAGTGCTGTTCGCCGGTGGCGATGACGAAGTCTTCCGGCTCATCGTGCTGAAGCATGAGCCACATACACTCGACATAGTCTCGTGCATACCCCCAGTCACGGAGGGCGTTGAGGTTGCCGAGATAGAGTTTGTCCTGAAGCCCGGCGGCTATACGAGCTACGGCAAGGGTGATCTTTCGGGTGACGAAGGTCTCCCCACGACGCTCGCTCTCGTGGTTGAAGAGGATGCCATTGACGGCAAACATCCCATAGCTCTCTCTATAATTCTTTGTGATCCAGAAGGCGTACTGCTTCGCCACGGCATAAGGCGAGCAAGGATAAAATGGGGTGGTCTCGCTCTGCGGGACTTCCTGCACCTTGCCATAAAGCTCCGATGTCGAGGCTTGATAGATCCTCGTCTCTCGCTCAAGTCCGAGGATCCTCACCGCCTCAAGCAACCTAAGCGTGCCGACAGCATCCGTTTCGGCAGTATACTCCGGTACTTCGAAACTGACTTTGACATGGCTCTGCGCTGCGAGGTTGTAGATCTCGTGGGGGCGGATGTGCTGAATGATGCGGATGAGGGACGAACTGTCCGTCATGTCTCCGTAGTGGAGGTTGATGAGCTTCTTCCGCTTCATGTCCCTGACCCACTCGTCGAGGTAAAGGTGCTCGATGCGCCCGGTGTTGAATGAGGAGGAGCGACGGATGATGCCGTGTACCTCATAGCCTTTTTCGAGGAGAAACTCCGCCAAGAAGGACCCATCCTGTCCCGTGATACCCGTGATTAGTGCCTTTTTCTGCATAAAAAACGTAGCTACAAATTTCTTACTGACACAAATGTACGTTTTTATCGCGAGATACTCTGCCCTGACTCTATCCGAAGCTCCCTGAACGGAGTCTCGGAAAAATGTTCATGAATGGCAAAAATTGAGTTGTGGGACTTTCGTCATCAAGTTATATATCCTTTTCGATTGCTTGTGGTGTCTCTGCTTTCTGTCGGGTGGGGTGTTTTTGTGAAGTCTTACACCTTAAATATATAAATCTTTTACCTATCTTTGCACGGATATATATACAGATGAGAAAATTATATCGGATAAACAATTTATTTTTATGATGAACGTAATCACAAAAACCATCCAACTTGCCGATGGTCGCAACATTACGATTGAGACCGGCAAACTTGCCAAGCAAGCTGATGGTTCCGTAACGGTTCGCATGGGCAACACCGTTTTGTTGGCAACCGTTTGTGCTGCTAAAGACGCCAATCCGGGCGTTGATTTTATGCCTCTTCAGGTAGAGTATAAGGAGAAGTTCTCCGCCATCGGACGTTTTCCCGGAGGTTTTACCCGTCGTGAGGGTAGGGCTTCGGACTACGAAATCTTGACTTGTCGTCTCGTCGACAGAGCTTTGCGTCCCCTCTTCCCTGATGACTATCACGCTGAAGTATTTGTAAACATTATACTATTCTCCGCCGACGGTGTGGATATGCCTGATGCGCTTGCAGGTCTTGCAGCATCGGCTGCTCTTGCGGTGTCGGATATCCCATTCAACGGTCCTATCTCCGAAGTGAGAGTGGCTCGATTGGAGGGTAAGTTTGTCGTCAATCCTACATTCGAACAGCTCGAAAAGGCCGACATGGACATCATGGTCGGTGCCACCATCGACAATATCATGATGGTCGAGGGTGAGATGGACGAAGTGCAGGAGGCGGATCTCCTCGAAGCGATCAAGGTGGCGCACGAAGCGATCAAGGATCAGTGCCGTGTGCAGCTCGAACTTCAGGAGGCTGTGGGTAAGACCGTCAAGCGTACTTACTGCCACGAAGAAAATGATGAAGAACTCCGTGCGGATGTCCGTGCGAAGTGCTACGATAAGGCTTTTGCCGTGGCGATGTCGGGTACTGACAAGCATGCGAGAGCAGAGGCTTTTGAAGCGATCATCACCGAGTACAAGGCTTCGTTCTCCGAAGAAGATCTCGAAGCTAAGGGCGGCATGATTGCTCGTTATTATCACGATGTCGAGAAGGAAGCGATGCGTCGTGCCATCCTCGACCATGGTAAGCGTCTCGATGGTCGTGACACTCGTACCATCCGTCCTATCTGGACAGAGGTGGACTGTCTCCCCGGTCCTCACGGCTCGTCGATCTTCACTCGCGGTGAGACTCAGTCACTCACCACAGTGACCCTCGGTACAAAGTCGGATGAGAAACTCGTCGACGATGTGCTCAACTATGGTAAGGAAAGATTCCTCCTTCACTACAACTTCCCTCCATTCTCTACGGGCGAAGCTCGTCCACAAAGAGGGGTAGGCCGTCGTGAAATCGGTCACGGTAATCTTGCTCACCGAGCTCTCAAGCGTATGCTCCCTGAGAAGTACCCTTACGTGGTACGTGTCATGAGTGACATCCTTGAGTCGAATGGTTCGTCTTCGATGGCGACAGTCTGTGCCGGTACGCTTGCCCTCATGGATGCAGGTGTGCCTATGAAGCGTCCCGTGAGCGGTATCGCAATGGGTCTTATCTCTGAGAATAAGGGTCAGAACTATGCCATCCTCTCCGACATCCTCGGTGACGAAGACCACTTGGGCGATATGGACTTCAAGGTGACAGGTACCAAGGATGGTATCACTGCCACTCAGATGGACATCAAGGTGGACGGACTTTCGTACGAAATCCTTGAGAACGCTCTCGCACAAGCTAAAGAGGGACGTCTCCACATCCTTGGTAAGATCACAGAGTGTATGGCTGAGCCTCGCGAGGATCTCAAGCCTCATGCTCCACGTATCGAGTCGCTCACTATTCCGAAAGAATTTATCGGTGCTGTCATCGGCCCTGGTGGTAAGATCATCCAGAGCATGCAGGAAGAGAGTGGTGCTACCATCAATATCGAAGAGGTTGACGGTGTCGGTGTCATCGAGATCAGCAGTAACAACAAGGCTTCTATCGACAAGGCTCTCGGCATGATCAGTGCTATCGTCGTCGTCCCTGAAGTCGGTAAGACTTACCTCGCTACGGTGAAGTCTGTGATGCCTTACGGGGTATTTGTCGAATTCTTGCCGGGTAAGGAAGGTCTCCTTCATATCTCCGAAGTGGACTGGAAGCGTTACGAAGCTATCGAAGAGACAGGCCTCGATACGGGTGCAAAGGTCGATGTCAAGCTCCTTGAGATCGATCCTAAGAGTGGTAAGTTCAGACTCTCGCGTAAGGCTACCATCGAGAAGCCTGAAGGCTACGAAGAGCGTCCTCCTCGCCGTAATAATGGCGAAGGTCGTCCTCCTCGTCGTAACGGTAACGATAAGAATTACAAATCCGAGTAAGACTCGTCGTACATACAGTAAGGGCTGTGCTTGTATTGTCGCAAGCACAGCCCTTGTACTATCCATCTGAAGGATGTGTGAGATTTGTCATTTCGTTAAGTTCTAATTATTTTTGTGCTAAATAATTCGATATCGGCTCTTCTCAATGGAGCTAATGGAGAGAAAAAGTGCGAGATAAGAAGAATAATTTCAAATTACAATAAGGATTATGAAAAGAAGCGTATTTTTTTGTGCGTTGATACTTGGTGTGATGATTGCCGCTTGCAACACTTCTACAAAGAAAGAAGGGGCTTATGGTATTCAGAATGACATCGAAAAGATGGGGTATCGTGGCGCAGTGAAGGGGGTCAAGATAGAAGAGTTTATTCCCGATACCAGAGCAGGGCAAGGTTTGGCCCTTGGAAAAACAGCTACTTTGTCATTCGATAATGATGGTCGTCTTCTTTCTTCTATAGGTTTGGGAGAGGTGAATAAGACCTGTTTTTATGGAAAGAATGGGAAAGTTCGAGAGATCGTGGAACTTTATCATGGCATCAAAATGCACGCATTCCACTCGTACGACAGTCGGGGAAATTGTACCAAGATTGATCTATACAAAGTGCATAATGGAGACTCAGCTCTTGTGGAGGAAAGAGTGATGAAGTATAATGACAAAGATTCGATTATCTCTTATCACGCTCGTCCCAAATCAGACGACATGATCCAAACTACCATATTTTATGAGTATGATAAGAATGACTGTTTTGTTGAAAAGAGAGTCTACTCTGCGCTTGTAAGTGAAAAGTTGGATTTGGAGGGCGATCCCATAACACGTATAAGGGCTAAATTTGATGACCTCAAAAGACCTGTTGAGATTGATAAGTTTTCGTTGGTAGAGGAGCTTTATACCAAGCAAATAGAGTACAACGAACACGGGCATATCATCAAAGAGATTATTCTCAAGCCCGAAGCTGCATCACAAGAGTTTACTTACCACTACACCTATGGAGATAATGGAAAAAAGGTCGAAGCCTATACGCTTAGGGATGGCGTGAGGGTTGAACAGGTCAAGTATAATGATGAGGGAGAACCAACCCTGATAGAGGTACTCAACGAAGAGGGACAGATCAAAGCTCGATATACTTATGAGTATGATACTCAAGGTAATGTCATTGTCTCTGTTACTGCTCATCTTGATGCAGATAAGGGGGTACTTGTAGATGTTTATAAGGAAGTTAAAACCATTGAATATTATGAATAACAGTATCAATACAGCAGCAACGAAGGGGATAGTTTTCATCGTTTTATTGGGCATTTTGGCCGTGGCTATCCTGATGTTCGGGTTGCCCGTTTACAATGTTTGGCGGGCGGAGATGAGTGGTAAGGCCGAGCTCATGCAGGCGGAACAAAATCGTAAGATAAAGATCGAGGAGGCAAAAGCCAACCTTGAGGCCGAAAAACTGAATGCGCAAGCGGAGATCGAGCGTGCCAAAGGGGCGGCTGAGGCTATCCGTATAGAAAATGGTAGTCTTACTCCTGCATACATCCAATACCTTTGGGTGCGTCAGCAGGGCAATCTCAATGATAAGACTGTCATCTATATACCGACAGAGACAAATCTTCCTATTCTCGAAGCCGGACGTGTCCCTCAGGTGGCTTCTTTCAAGTGAATGACGGATGATGGTATCCGGTGAGTATGTCACTCTCGCCTCGCCGTGATGTCCGATCAAGAAAATCAATATGCTCTGCCAAAGATGGTTGCTCCATGTGGAGTCGACCCTTTGGCAGGGTATTTGCATATATAATGGTATAAAACCACACGGATGGCATGCCGATATGTGTCGGTGTGGTGTCCTATTCTTTTGTATAACAATAGATTATCATATATAGTAATGAAAGAAAAAAAGTGTACTAACGATCACGAGGCACAGGAAAACCTTCAGGCTGAAGTGGATGAACAGACTCCCGTGTGTGACACCCCTTCTGAAGAAACCGACAAAGAGGCAGGAGAGACTGACGAAATGACGTCTCTCAAGCAGCAGTACGACGAACTGAAGGATTCTTATCTACGCCTTATGGCTGAGTACGATAATTTTAGAAAACGTACCCTCAAGGAAAAAGCCGAACTCATCAAGTCAGGAGGGGAGCGTGTCGTCACCGGATTCTTGGAGATTGCTGACGATATCGAGCTCGCGATCTCAAACATCAACGGTGCCACAAGCATGGAAGGGGTCAAAGAGGGTGTCGAGCTTATCCACTCCAAGTTCATGTCGACGATGAAGAGCCAAGGTGTGGTCGAGATCCCTACGATAGGTGAGGAGTTTGATTCCGAGCGTTATGAGGCCGTGGCGATGGTACCGGTGACAGAGCCTGAACAGAAAGGCAAGATCATCGACTGCATCAAGAAGGGCTACAGCCTCAACGATAAGGTGATCCGACATCCCAAGGTGGTCGTGGGTAACTAACTAATATCTGTGTACTAAGATGGCAGAAAAAAGAGATTATTACGAAGTCCTCGGTGTCTCCAAGACGGCGACAGATGAGGAGATAAAGAAAGCATACCGTAAGACGGCAATCAAGTATCACCCGGACAAGAATCCCGGAGACAAAGAAGCCGAGGAGAAGTTCAAAGAGGCAGCAGAGGCTTATGAGGTGCTCAGCGATGCTCAGAAGCGTGCTTCGTACGATAGATTCGGACACAGAGGTGTCGGAGGTGCTGCCGGTGGAGGCTTCGGCGGTGGGGGGATGTCCATGGAGGATATCTTCTCACAGTTTGGCAACATCTTTGGTGGGCATTTTGGTAGCAGCTTCGGTGGCGGTTTCGGTGGTTTTGGCGGTTTTGGTGGTGGGCGTACGGTCCGCCCCGGTAGCGATATCCGCGTCACCGTCAAGATGACTTTGCGTGAGATCCTTACGGGACTTGACAAGAAGATCAAGGTCAAGAAGAAAGTGCATTGCTCTCACTGTAACGGCTCCGGGGCTGAGTCTCCATCGGATGTATCCACCTGTACGACTTGTAATGGCTCCGGTGTTGTGACAAGAGTGCAAAACAGCTTCCTTGGTCAGATACAGACACAGTCAGAGTGCCCTACTTGTAACGGTACGGGTGAGATGATCACCAAGAAATGTCATAAGTGCTCGGGGACAGGACTCGAAAATGGAGAAGAGGTCATCTCCTTCTCTATCCCAGCCGGTGTCAGTGGTGGCATGACCCTCAGTGTCTCCGATAAGGGTAACGCAGGGCCTAATGGTGGTCCCAATGGCGATCTCCTTGTCTTGATCGAAGAGGTCGAAGATCCACAGTTCATCAGACATGGCAACGATATTCTTTACAGCCTTCTTCTTCCGCTGTCGACAGCTATCCTCGGTGACAAGGTCGAGGTCCCTACACTCGACGGAAAGGTCAAGATCACGATCGAGCCCGGGACTCAGCCCGGCAAGATCCTAAGGCTTAGAGGCAAGGGGCTCCCTACGCTCAGAGGCTACTCTACGGGGGATCAACTCATTTCCGTCAATGTTCATATTCCATCGAAACTCTCTGCTGAGGATCGTAAGTATATCGAGGCGATGAATGATCACAAGTCTTTTGTCCCCACCGAGGAGGATCAGGCAGAGTTCATCAAGGCGCAGCGTGCAAAGTTTGAGCGCAATTGATGTGCCGTTTCAGAATGTGAAAAAGCTTAACTGTAAGTGTTAAGGAGTCCTCTCCTGAGTGGGGTTCTTTTGCATTCATGGTTAAATAATTGAAAATATAAGCCTGTAAACCATGGAAACTCTTGCATACTCCCCAAAAAGTGCGTAAACTTGCAGTGTGTTTTTCATGGTATTAGATTTAAGGTTAACAATGGAAGATTGGTTGTCGTGAGACAACCTTCTTTTTTACCCATC
This is a stretch of genomic DNA from Porphyromonas cangingivalis. It encodes these proteins:
- the gmd gene encoding GDP-mannose 4,6-dehydratase, whose protein sequence is MQKKALITGITGQDGSFLAEFLLEKGYEVHGIIRRSSSFNTGRIEHLYLDEWVRDMKRKKLINLHYGDMTDSSSLIRIIQHIRPHEIYNLAAQSHVKVSFEVPEYTAETDAVGTLRLLEAVRILGLERETRIYQASTSELYGKVQEVPQSETTPFYPCSPYAVAKQYAFWITKNYRESYGMFAVNGILFNHESERRGETFVTRKITLAVARIAAGLQDKLYLGNLNALRDWGYARDYVECMWLMLQHDEPEDFVIATGEQHSVREFCDKAFACVGITLRWEGTGVDEKGIDTATGRVLIEVDSKYFRPSEVETLLGDPSKAKKLLDWDPSKTSFDTLVRLMVDSDIEYIKGHSVHRL
- the pnp gene encoding polyribonucleotide nucleotidyltransferase gives rise to the protein MMNVITKTIQLADGRNITIETGKLAKQADGSVTVRMGNTVLLATVCAAKDANPGVDFMPLQVEYKEKFSAIGRFPGGFTRREGRASDYEILTCRLVDRALRPLFPDDYHAEVFVNIILFSADGVDMPDALAGLAASAALAVSDIPFNGPISEVRVARLEGKFVVNPTFEQLEKADMDIMVGATIDNIMMVEGEMDEVQEADLLEAIKVAHEAIKDQCRVQLELQEAVGKTVKRTYCHEENDEELRADVRAKCYDKAFAVAMSGTDKHARAEAFEAIITEYKASFSEEDLEAKGGMIARYYHDVEKEAMRRAILDHGKRLDGRDTRTIRPIWTEVDCLPGPHGSSIFTRGETQSLTTVTLGTKSDEKLVDDVLNYGKERFLLHYNFPPFSTGEARPQRGVGRREIGHGNLAHRALKRMLPEKYPYVVRVMSDILESNGSSSMATVCAGTLALMDAGVPMKRPVSGIAMGLISENKGQNYAILSDILGDEDHLGDMDFKVTGTKDGITATQMDIKVDGLSYEILENALAQAKEGRLHILGKITECMAEPREDLKPHAPRIESLTIPKEFIGAVIGPGGKIIQSMQEESGATINIEEVDGVGVIEISSNNKASIDKALGMISAIVVVPEVGKTYLATVKSVMPYGVFVEFLPGKEGLLHISEVDWKRYEAIEETGLDTGAKVDVKLLEIDPKSGKFRLSRKATIEKPEGYEERPPRRNNGEGRPPRRNGNDKNYKSE
- a CDS encoding GDP-L-fucose synthase family protein, which produces MDKDSKIYVAGHRGLVGSAIWHNLQSKGYTHLIGRTHAELDLMDPAAVRDFFDHERPEYVILAAAHVGGIMANNVYRADFIFNNIQIQQNVIGESFRHGVKKLLFLGSTCIYPREASQPIAETELLTAPLEYTNEPYAIAKIAGLKLCESFNIQYGTNFIAVMPTNLYGPNDNFDLERSHVLPAMIRKIHLAHCLSHSDMDAIRRDLTRRPVEGIDGQASDEAITTLLEKYGITAERVNLWGSGAPLREFLWSEDMADASVFVMEHVDFKDTYTDPKEIRNCHLNIGTGKEISIKTLSETIRRTVGYEGEIHFDTSKPDGTMRKLTDVSKLHNLGWLHSVELEEGISRLYRWYLEN
- a CDS encoding nucleotide exchange factor GrpE, with protein sequence MKEKKCTNDHEAQENLQAEVDEQTPVCDTPSEETDKEAGETDEMTSLKQQYDELKDSYLRLMAEYDNFRKRTLKEKAELIKSGGERVVTGFLEIADDIELAISNINGATSMEGVKEGVELIHSKFMSTMKSQGVVEIPTIGEEFDSERYEAVAMVPVTEPEQKGKIIDCIKKGYSLNDKVIRHPKVVVGN
- the dnaJ gene encoding molecular chaperone DnaJ, which translates into the protein MAEKRDYYEVLGVSKTATDEEIKKAYRKTAIKYHPDKNPGDKEAEEKFKEAAEAYEVLSDAQKRASYDRFGHRGVGGAAGGGFGGGGMSMEDIFSQFGNIFGGHFGSSFGGGFGGFGGFGGGRTVRPGSDIRVTVKMTLREILTGLDKKIKVKKKVHCSHCNGSGAESPSDVSTCTTCNGSGVVTRVQNSFLGQIQTQSECPTCNGTGEMITKKCHKCSGTGLENGEEVISFSIPAGVSGGMTLSVSDKGNAGPNGGPNGDLLVLIEEVEDPQFIRHGNDILYSLLLPLSTAILGDKVEVPTLDGKVKITIEPGTQPGKILRLRGKGLPTLRGYSTGDQLISVNVHIPSKLSAEDRKYIEAMNDHKSFVPTEEDQAEFIKAQRAKFERN